A genomic segment from Nostoc sp. ATCC 53789 encodes:
- a CDS encoding alkaline phosphatase: MASFLSAMMLIFANPVIQPALANGGNGINVILMIGDGMGWNMARAAAIAKGGAFYTAGKGSGLSFQTLTGYGLVTTYGTTIQSNTPSNPNNLAKLSGNSAVDGTNPTTGLSPVRPGFSFQPTPFNPGNTDVGNSLLPGNLTGYDVTKGGPTPWIPLSPANPGTYDKEYIKYSYPDSANTATTLYTGVKSYNNAMGVDIYEKKLTTIVEIAKAQGKSTGVVTSVPVSHATPGAAVSFVNRRSKYDSDYDPNKTNQDSILQQALLNFKPNVILGGGHPLDHQNTTSSGPVCNATSYTYIKASTYKELTGKTALSDAAACSAPASSNPNNRYGYTFLERGPNATQTLLNTAASVDPNTGGKLFGLYGARGQDGNIPTSSSKGDYSATGLGQFTLFSTTTSTNQTPNPDTVRPLSPGETDASFIAREINENPTLADMTQAALTVLGKDQDGFWLMIEGGDIDWAAHDNNMDNLIGTMNDFDKAVQTTINWINNNGGWSKNLLIVTADHDHYLTLNPDFPSKLTGQDPNVSRGLKFNAKDITFNQHVPANAGHFWGSDPSKKYLWGSHSRRLVPVYYQGAYSSTLTKFLGQNYQFTDSFGTYDVPGIRGVVDQSQIFQTMKTALTSSPN; encoded by the coding sequence ATGGCTAGTTTTTTGTCTGCCATGATGCTGATATTTGCTAATCCTGTCATTCAACCTGCCTTGGCTAATGGTGGTAATGGGATTAATGTGATTCTGATGATTGGCGATGGTATGGGCTGGAATATGGCCCGAGCTGCTGCGATCGCCAAAGGTGGGGCTTTTTACACAGCCGGTAAAGGTTCTGGTCTTAGCTTCCAAACTCTCACAGGATATGGACTAGTGACTACCTACGGCACAACCATCCAGTCAAATACACCAAGTAATCCCAATAATCTAGCCAAATTATCGGGTAACTCCGCCGTAGACGGTACTAATCCCACTACAGGTCTAAGTCCTGTTCGTCCAGGCTTTTCATTCCAGCCCACTCCTTTTAATCCCGGTAATACAGATGTCGGTAACAGTCTATTACCAGGTAACTTAACAGGCTATGACGTAACTAAGGGAGGCCCTACTCCTTGGATTCCTCTATCCCCTGCTAATCCTGGTACTTATGACAAAGAGTACATCAAGTATAGCTATCCCGACTCTGCTAACACCGCTACGACTCTTTATACAGGTGTCAAGAGCTATAACAACGCGATGGGCGTAGACATTTATGAGAAAAAGCTGACAACCATCGTAGAAATTGCCAAAGCACAAGGTAAATCCACGGGAGTCGTTACTTCAGTACCAGTCAGCCACGCAACTCCCGGCGCTGCTGTCTCCTTCGTAAATCGTCGTAGTAAGTACGATAGTGACTACGATCCTAACAAGACCAATCAAGACAGTATTTTGCAACAGGCATTGCTGAACTTTAAGCCTAATGTTATTTTGGGCGGCGGTCATCCCTTAGATCACCAGAATACTACCAGTTCAGGCCCAGTCTGTAATGCCACTAGCTACACTTACATCAAGGCATCTACTTACAAAGAGTTGACTGGTAAAACAGCCTTGAGCGATGCAGCCGCTTGTTCAGCTCCTGCTTCATCAAATCCTAACAATCGCTACGGCTACACCTTTTTGGAGCGTGGGCCTAATGCAACTCAGACACTTTTGAACACAGCTGCATCAGTCGATCCAAATACTGGCGGCAAGTTATTTGGTTTGTATGGCGCTCGCGGTCAAGATGGCAACATTCCTACGAGTTCTTCCAAAGGGGACTACAGCGCAACAGGTTTAGGTCAATTTACACTCTTTAGCACCACAACTTCTACAAATCAAACTCCTAACCCTGATACTGTCCGTCCTCTGTCTCCTGGTGAAACTGACGCTAGTTTTATTGCCAGAGAAATTAACGAAAATCCCACTTTGGCTGATATGACTCAAGCGGCTTTAACCGTTCTAGGTAAAGACCAAGATGGTTTCTGGCTGATGATTGAAGGCGGGGATATCGACTGGGCTGCCCATGATAACAACATGGATAACCTGATTGGTACGATGAATGATTTCGATAAAGCCGTGCAAACAACCATTAACTGGATCAACAACAATGGTGGTTGGAGCAAAAACTTGCTAATTGTTACGGCTGACCATGACCACTACCTCACCTTAAATCCCGACTTCCCCTCCAAGTTAACTGGGCAAGATCCAAATGTGTCTAGAGGGTTGAAATTTAACGCCAAGGACATCACTTTTAACCAGCATGTTCCAGCCAATGCCGGTCACTTCTGGGGATCTGATCCAAGTAAAAAGTATCTCTGGGGTAGCCACAGCCGACGGCTTGTGCCTGTTTACTACCAAGGTGCTTATTCATCAACTTTGACTAAATTCTTGGGACAAAACTATCAGTTTACAGATAGCTTTGGTACTTACGATGTGCCCGGTATTAGGGGTGTGGTTGATCAGAGCCAAATATTTCAAACTATGAAGACTGCACTCACAAGTTCGCCAAATTAA